One genomic segment of Apostichopus japonicus isolate 1M-3 chromosome 23, ASM3797524v1, whole genome shotgun sequence includes these proteins:
- the LOC139964881 gene encoding uncharacterized protein, translating into MLLGVACTLIKAKYWSAILQGLALYCANFQIWPSFLSQFTLSLIFGMFDVNLFWVLVVSLSSVNMAQPAQRLRVTDFLPTRFCGDRIDSDWCRAHFYTFVYYLEAHDLHEPADQAELHNVVQLFKRSLQGTARLWIERKVFETLQDLQTVFVDRFSPSQSQFAYVTQFENITYIFLGKVLSNTYPKSVNLKRNRIETCTSNPPNPNKHSVFLCQEVGISARTQSFFYLQDEKASKEVSFSAREVAPAPNSAIYDEIYAQLKDQLQTLNMARGEFREPRKLQRDSTPNHNRSNSPSVNRGGKSPNRRTSGSHNNLRKDTGRYYRRKTFCDYCLYPGHTWRNCRKRQRDL; encoded by the exons ATGTTACTTGGTGTTGCATGCACATTGATCAAAGCCAAATATTGGTCTGCTATACTGCAGGGCCTAGCTCTATATTGTGCAAATTTCCAGATTTGGCCAAGCTTTCTCTCACAATTCACTTTGAGTTTAATATTTGGTATGTTTGATGTGAATTTATTTTGGGTATTAGTCGTTAGTCTTTCATCAGTTAACATGGCACAACCAGCACAAAGGTTAAGAGTAACAGATTTTCTTCCTACAAGATTTTGTGGTGATAGAATCGACAGTGATTGGTGTAGAGCACATTTTTATACCTTTGTATATTACTTAGAGGCTCATGACCTGCATGAACCTGCTGATCAGGCAGAACTTCACAATGTTGTACAACTTTTCAAACGTAGCCTCCAAGGTACTGCTAGATTATGGATTGAACGAAAGGTATTTGAGACATTACAGGATTTACAAACTGTATTTGTCGATCGCTTCAGTCCATCACAGTCTCAATTTGCCTATGTCACCCAGTTTGagaatattacatatatattcctGGGGAAAGTGCTGAGCAACACTTATCCAAAATCAGTCAACTT gaagcgGAATCGCATAGAAACATGTACAAGTAACCCCCCAAACCCCAACAAACAC tctgtttttttgtgtcaagaAGTTGGCATCTCTGCTCGTACCCAGTCTTTTTTTTATCTCCAAGATGAAAAAGCTTCTAAGGAAGTATCATTCTCTGCTCGAGAAGTAGCCCCTGCCCCAAATTCTGCAATATATGATGAGATCTATGCACAGTTGAAAGATCAGTTGCAGACTTTAAATATGGCACGAGGAGAGTTCAGAGAACCACGCAAATTGCAACGTGACAGTACTCCCAACCATAACCGATCAAATTCCCCATCAGTTAACAGAGGAGGTAAAAGCCCTAATAGGCGAACCTCAGGATCGCACAATAACTTAAGGAAGGATACTGGTAGATATTACAGACGCAAAACTTTTTGTGACTATTGCCTGTATCCCGGTCATACATGGCGTAACTGTAGAAAACGGCAAAGAGACCTTTAA